The proteins below come from a single Streptomyces sp. MRC013 genomic window:
- a CDS encoding amidohydrolase family protein: MPIIDVHAHVGHWPFHLTSGDADTNLRQMDRYGIDLQLVSASEAVVYDAVAGNAALHKALATRPRLLGYAVVNPNRIEESAADLRRCLDTGRFVGAKIHTTYPGRLPGSPEMAAAFDVVAEAGVPLLLHTWGAEVALLPELVEARPGLRVILGHAGGDAWREAAHAAASCDRLYLEHCRTATDAGRVAYAREAGVPVERILFGTDATLVDPCVSLGVVRDAHFTDDELDQVLWRNAARLFGLSLRTGPRP, from the coding sequence ATGCCGATCATCGACGTGCACGCCCACGTGGGCCACTGGCCGTTCCACCTGACGTCCGGCGACGCCGACACCAACCTCCGCCAGATGGACCGGTACGGCATCGACCTGCAGCTCGTCTCCGCCTCCGAGGCCGTCGTGTACGACGCGGTCGCGGGCAACGCCGCCCTCCACAAGGCCCTCGCGACCCGTCCCCGCCTCCTCGGCTACGCCGTCGTCAACCCCAACCGCATCGAGGAGAGCGCCGCCGACCTGCGGCGCTGCCTCGACACCGGGCGGTTCGTCGGAGCGAAGATCCACACCACCTACCCGGGCCGCCTGCCCGGCTCGCCCGAGATGGCCGCCGCCTTCGACGTGGTCGCCGAGGCGGGCGTACCGCTCCTGCTGCACACCTGGGGCGCCGAGGTCGCCCTCCTCCCCGAACTCGTCGAGGCCCGCCCCGGGCTGCGCGTCATCCTGGGCCACGCGGGCGGCGACGCCTGGCGCGAGGCGGCGCACGCCGCGGCCTCCTGCGACCGGCTCTACCTGGAGCACTGCCGGACCGCCACCGACGCGGGGCGCGTCGCGTACGCCCGCGAGGCCGGAGTGCCCGTCGAGCGCATCCTGTTCGGGACGGACGCCACCCTGGTCGACCCGTGCGTCTCGCTCGGTGTCGTCCGCGACGCGCACTTCACCGACGACGAGCTGGATCAGGTGCTGTGGCGCAACGCCGCCCGCCTCTTCGGCCTGAGCCTCCGAACCGGCCCGCGCCCCTGA
- a CDS encoding dienelactone hydrolase family protein, translating into MILEEVALPAADGSALRGDLALPASVPVMVVFAHGSGSSRHSPRNRVVAAALRKAGMGTLLMDLLTEREERHDLLTAEYRFDIDLLSSRVVSAVDWLADVPATRTLGVGLFGASTGAAAALRAAAERPARVRSVVSRGGRPDLAGDALARVAAPVLLIVGEEDPEVLRLNREAAGRLGAPHRVEVVPGAGHLFEEPGALEHVVRAAREWFRRPGGASDAPGGRT; encoded by the coding sequence GTGATCCTGGAGGAGGTCGCCCTGCCCGCGGCGGACGGTTCCGCGCTCCGCGGCGATCTGGCCCTGCCCGCGTCGGTGCCGGTGATGGTGGTGTTCGCGCACGGCAGCGGGAGTTCCCGGCACAGTCCGCGCAACCGGGTCGTGGCCGCGGCGCTGCGGAAGGCGGGCATGGGCACCCTGCTGATGGACCTGCTCACGGAGCGGGAGGAGCGCCACGACCTGCTGACCGCCGAGTACCGGTTCGACATCGACCTGCTGTCGTCGCGGGTCGTGTCCGCGGTCGACTGGCTCGCCGACGTGCCCGCGACGCGGACGCTGGGGGTGGGGCTGTTCGGGGCGAGCACCGGCGCGGCGGCGGCGCTGCGCGCGGCCGCGGAGCGCCCCGCGCGCGTGCGGTCCGTGGTGTCGCGCGGCGGGCGCCCCGACCTGGCCGGGGACGCGCTGGCGCGGGTGGCCGCCCCGGTCCTGCTGATCGTCGGTGAGGAGGACCCGGAGGTGCTGCGCCTGAACCGGGAGGCGGCCGGGCGGCTGGGGGCACCGCACCGGGTGGAGGTCGTGCCCGGCGCCGGCCACCTCTTCGAGGAGCCGGGCGCGCTGGAGCACGTGGTCCGCGCGGCGCGGGAGTGGTTCCGGCGGCCGGGCGGCGCGTCCGACGCTCCCGGCGGACGGACGTGA
- a CDS encoding phosphoribosyltransferase family protein has product MRFEDRRDAGRLLGERVRARAAEQRWPDPVVLALPRGGVPVGAEVARALDAPLDVLVVRKIGMPGRPEVGIGAIAGEAPPLFDERALAMLGITPDELGADVARERTELHRREALYRRGGPGPDLRGRTALLVDDGLATGVTARAAIRLLRGEAPGRLVLAVPVGDRRAVAGLRPEVDDLVCLSEPADFHAVGLWYEDFDQVPDEEVLRVLGDLSAPDRLRPTRHR; this is encoded by the coding sequence TTGCGGTTCGAGGACCGGCGGGACGCGGGGCGCCTGCTCGGTGAGCGGGTACGGGCGCGGGCGGCCGAGCAGCGGTGGCCCGACCCGGTCGTACTGGCCCTGCCGCGGGGCGGCGTCCCGGTCGGGGCGGAGGTGGCGCGGGCGCTCGACGCGCCGCTGGACGTGCTGGTCGTGCGGAAGATCGGGATGCCCGGTCGGCCGGAGGTCGGCATCGGCGCGATCGCCGGGGAGGCGCCGCCCCTCTTCGACGAGCGGGCGCTGGCGATGCTCGGCATCACCCCGGACGAGTTGGGCGCCGACGTGGCGCGGGAGCGCACCGAGCTGCACCGGCGGGAGGCCCTGTACCGGCGCGGCGGTCCCGGTCCGGACCTGCGGGGCCGGACGGCCCTGCTGGTCGACGACGGCCTGGCGACGGGCGTCACGGCCCGCGCGGCGATCCGGCTGCTGCGGGGCGAGGCGCCCGGGCGGCTGGTGCTGGCGGTCCCCGTGGGCGACCGCCGGGCCGTGGCGGGGCTGCGGCCCGAGGTGGACGACCTGGTCTGCCTCTCCGAGCCCGCGGACTTCCACGCAGTGGGTCTGTGGTACGAGGACTTCGACCAGGTGCCGGACGAGGAGGTGCTCCGGGTGCTGGGCGACCTGTCGGCCCCGGACCGCCTGCGCCCCACCCGGCACCGGTGA
- a CDS encoding 4'-phosphopantetheinyl transferase superfamily protein, with product MIDLILPSAVSVAEAFDDPPGLPLLGTEAEEVSRAVDKRRREFTTARWCARRALAGLGVAPVPVPRGERGAPVWPDRIVGSLTHCQGYRAAAVARDTDLRSLGIDAEDHLPLPDGVLDMVASEAERAHLAALARLHPGVHWDRLLFSAKESVYKAWFPLTRRWLGHEEAELAFAPDGTFTARLLRRDPAVPAEGFTGRWAVDGALAVTAVTVPPH from the coding sequence GTGATCGACCTGATACTGCCGTCCGCGGTGTCCGTCGCCGAGGCCTTCGACGACCCGCCCGGCCTGCCGCTGCTCGGCACGGAGGCCGAGGAGGTGAGCCGCGCGGTGGACAAGCGGCGCCGGGAGTTCACCACCGCCCGGTGGTGCGCGCGGCGGGCCCTCGCCGGGCTGGGCGTCGCGCCCGTGCCCGTGCCCCGCGGCGAGCGCGGGGCGCCCGTGTGGCCGGACCGGATCGTCGGCAGCCTGACCCACTGCCAGGGGTACCGGGCGGCGGCCGTGGCGCGCGACACCGACCTGCGGTCCCTCGGGATCGACGCCGAGGACCACCTGCCGCTGCCGGACGGCGTCCTGGACATGGTTGCCTCGGAGGCCGAACGGGCCCACCTGGCGGCACTGGCCCGACTGCACCCGGGGGTGCACTGGGACCGGCTGCTGTTCAGCGCGAAGGAGTCGGTGTACAAGGCGTGGTTCCCGCTCACCCGCCGCTGGCTCGGCCACGAGGAGGCCGAGCTGGCCTTCGCGCCGGACGGGACGTTCACGGCGCGACTCCTCCGGCGCGACCCGGCCGTCCCGGCGGAGGGCTTCACCGGGCGGTGGGCCGTGGACGGGGCCCTGGCGGTCACCGCCGTGACGGTGCCGCCGCACTAG
- a CDS encoding S8 family serine peptidase, with translation MNGYRRVRTSLVAATATALICVGTAASAAAPAPAPAPAPVPAAQADQAPVERLIVGYKSMSAEAKSDSAAGKDAEAKGKKAGESLDFDRRLGTGAALISLDGAADEKTADTVMAAFRADPDVAYVVPDRRVYATAATPNDTEYSRQWDLFEATAGMRVPGAWDKATGSGVNVSVIDTGYVAHSDLSANIVPGYDFISDPFMANDGGGRDGNAADPGDWMLQGECGDNYPERDTSSSWHGTHVAGTIAASTHNGKGVAGIAYDAKVQPVRVLGKCGGTTADIMDAITWSSGGSVAGAPSNPYPADVINMSLGGGGSCDAGTQSAINAAVNRGSTIVVAAGNSNVNASGFNPANCSNVITVAASDREGNRASYSNYGTIVDITAPGGETAASSANGIWSTLNSGTRGPVGENYKAYQGTSMAAPHIAGLAALMKQANPSMTPAQIESTIKSKARPLPGYCSGGCGAGLADAAATLGAGGGTQPPSGTVFTNSSNVNIVDNATVTSSIAVSGISGYASSTLKVDVDIKHTYRGDLKIELVAPSGAAALLKDVSSGDSADNVVTTYTVDASSVLASGTWKLRVTDGYSGDTGYIDSWSLTF, from the coding sequence TTGAACGGCTACAGACGCGTTCGCACATCCCTCGTCGCGGCGACGGCCACCGCGCTGATCTGCGTCGGCACGGCCGCCTCCGCCGCCGCGCCCGCCCCGGCCCCGGCCCCCGCCCCGGTGCCGGCCGCCCAGGCCGACCAGGCGCCCGTCGAGCGCCTCATCGTCGGCTACAAGTCGATGAGCGCGGAGGCCAAGTCCGACTCCGCGGCCGGCAAGGACGCCGAGGCCAAGGGCAAGAAGGCGGGCGAGTCCCTCGACTTCGACCGCCGCCTGGGCACCGGCGCCGCCCTGATCAGCCTGGACGGCGCGGCCGACGAGAAGACCGCGGACACCGTCATGGCCGCCTTCCGGGCCGACCCGGACGTCGCCTACGTCGTCCCGGACCGCCGCGTGTACGCCACGGCCGCGACCCCCAACGACACCGAGTACAGCCGCCAGTGGGACCTCTTCGAGGCCACGGCCGGCATGAGGGTCCCCGGCGCCTGGGACAAGGCGACCGGTTCGGGCGTCAACGTCTCCGTGATCGACACCGGCTACGTCGCCCACTCCGACCTCTCCGCCAACATCGTCCCGGGCTACGACTTCATCTCCGACCCGTTCATGGCGAACGACGGCGGCGGCCGCGACGGCAACGCCGCCGACCCGGGCGACTGGATGCTCCAGGGCGAGTGCGGCGACAACTACCCGGAGCGGGACACCTCCAGCTCCTGGCACGGCACCCACGTCGCGGGCACCATCGCCGCCTCGACCCACAACGGCAAGGGCGTCGCCGGCATCGCGTACGACGCGAAGGTCCAGCCGGTCCGCGTGCTCGGCAAGTGCGGCGGCACGACGGCCGACATCATGGACGCCATCACCTGGTCCTCCGGCGGCTCCGTCGCGGGCGCGCCCTCCAACCCGTACCCCGCCGACGTCATCAACATGAGCCTCGGCGGCGGCGGCTCCTGCGACGCGGGCACCCAGAGCGCCATCAACGCCGCCGTCAACCGCGGCTCCACGATCGTCGTCGCGGCCGGCAACAGCAACGTGAACGCCTCCGGCTTCAACCCGGCCAACTGCTCCAACGTCATCACCGTCGCCGCCTCGGACCGCGAGGGCAACCGCGCCTCGTACTCCAACTACGGCACCATCGTCGACATCACCGCCCCCGGCGGCGAGACCGCGGCGAGCTCCGCCAACGGCATCTGGTCCACGCTGAACAGCGGCACCCGCGGCCCGGTCGGCGAGAACTACAAGGCCTACCAGGGCACCAGCATGGCCGCCCCGCACATCGCCGGCCTCGCCGCGCTGATGAAGCAGGCGAACCCGTCGATGACCCCGGCGCAGATCGAGTCCACGATCAAGAGCAAGGCCCGTCCGCTGCCCGGTTACTGCTCCGGCGGCTGCGGCGCGGGCCTGGCCGACGCGGCGGCCACCCTCGGCGCGGGCGGCGGCACCCAGCCGCCGTCGGGCACGGTCTTCACCAACTCGTCCAACGTGAACATCGTGGACAACGCCACCGTCACGTCCTCCATCGCAGTCAGCGGGATCAGCGGCTACGCCTCCTCCACCCTCAAGGTCGACGTCGACATCAAGCACACCTACCGCGGTGACCTGAAGATCGAGCTCGTCGCCCCGAGCGGCGC